One Salmo salar chromosome ssa01, Ssal_v3.1, whole genome shotgun sequence DNA window includes the following coding sequences:
- the LOC100195485 gene encoding lysophosphatidylserine lipase ABHD12 (The RefSeq protein has 1 substitution compared to this genomic sequence) produces the protein MQRTGGSVSKHLRMRKRTGDHDSEEQKTARKKTWASSSAQPRPCPRLLWWFKRGLLAVCVIYVSVPFMMAPFPDIIKHLVYSHRVRVPFFIDHSQPADLSLNHTMNMYLTSEHGISLGVWHTVPESQWKEAQGKDLEWYQDSLGAGNPIFIYLHGNGGTRAASHRVGVIHLLSAMDYHVLALDYRGFGDSTGEPTEVGLTTDTLYLYQWVKARSGSSLVVLWGHSLGTGVATNTAVKLMEHGIVVDGVIIEGAFTNIRQKGAHDLFGWFYWKFPGFEYFFLDTRAENNIIFPNDENLKRMRSPLLILHAEDDHIVPIHMAQQLYEIAQSAQNSENRVKMVPFARSLGYLHNGLYKDPHLPNIIREFVHSLPP, from the exons ATGCAGAGGACTGGTGGCTCGGTTAGTAAACATctcaggatgaggaagaggaccgGTGACCATGATTCCGAGGAGCAGAAGACTGCGAGAAAAAAAACTTGGGCGTCATCGAGTGCGCAGCCGAG accTTGCCCCCGTTTGTTGTGGTGGTTCAAAAGAGGTCTCCTGGCCGTATGTGTCATTTATGTTTCTGTGCCTTTCATGATGGCACCGTTTCCTGACATCATAAAGCACCTGGTTTATTCTCACAGAG TCAGGATCCCATTCTTCATCGACCACAGCCAGCCAGCCGACCTGTCTCTTAACCACACAATGAACATGTACCTTACATCCGAACACGGGATCTCATTGGGAGTATG GCACACAGTCCCTGAAAGTCAGTGGAAAGAGGCACAGGGAAAGGACTTGGAATGGTACCAAGATTCTTTGGGAGCTGGAAATCCGATCTTCATTTATCTTCATGGCAATGGAGGCACAAG GGCAGCAAGTCACCGTGTGGGAGTAATACAT CTGCTGAGTGCAATGGATTACCATGTTTTGGCTTTGGACTACAGAG GTTTCGGGGACTCCACCGGAGAGCCCACTGAAGTTGGTCTAACCACTGACACCCTCTACTTGTACCAGTGGGTAAAAGCCCGCAGTGGGAGCAGTCTGGTGGTATTATGGGGACACTCCCTTGGCACTGG AGTGGCCACTAATACTGCAGTCAAACTAATGGAACATG GGATTGTTGTTGATGGTGTGATCATTGAGGGAGCATTCACCAACATTCGACAGAAGGGTGCTCATGATCTGTTTGGCTGG TTTTATTGGAAGTTCCCAGGTTTTGAGTACTTTTTCCTGGACACAAGGGCAGAAAACAATATAATCTTCCCTAATGATGAAAA CTTGAAGAGGATGAGGAGTCCTCTTCTGATACTTCATGCAGAGGATGACCACATAGTGCCTATCCACATGGCTCAGCAG CTGTATGAAATTGCACAGAGCGCCCAAAACTCAGAGAATCGAGTTAAGATGGTACCGTTCGCCAGATCCCTTGGGTACCTTCACAATGGATTGTACAAAGACCCTCACCTGCCCAACATTATTAG GGAATTTGTACATTCATTGCCCCCCTAA
- the LOC106604759 gene encoding serum amyloid P-component, translated as MFTFPKESDSDHVVLMPTGENYSSVTVCLRYFTDVKRAFSIFSMATPTSTNDFLLFKESNGDMELHVRYVGSAFTGLPGEQNMWMSLCGSWDSVTGLSQVWINGKPSARKMGYTAGSVLNGKPIIILGQDQDSYGGNFDKGQAFIGQLTDVHMWNYGLSPCEIQRFTSDLNFTPGNVLNWRSLEYTIDGHVVLENKQTPCQE; from the exons ATGTTCACATTTCCAAAGGAGTCCGATTCTGATCATGTGGTGCTAATGCCAACAGGAGAAAACTATTCTTCTGTGACAGTATGTCTCAG GTATTTCACAGATGTCAAGAGGGCGTTTTCCATCTTTTCCATGGCAACTCCGACAAGCACCAATGACTTCCTGTTGTTCAAAGAGTCTAATGGTGACATGGAGCTACATGTTAGATATGTGGGAAGTGCATTCACAGGGCTACCAGGTGAGCAGAACATGTGGATGTCTCTGTGTGGGAGCTGGGACTCAGTCACCGGACTCAGTCAGGTTTGGATCAATGGGAAGCCGAGTGCAAGGAAGATGGGATACACTGCTGGGAGTGTGCTGAATGGAAAACCCATCATCATCCTAGGCCAGGACCAGGATTCTTATGGTGGAAATTTCGATAAGGGACAAGCGTTTATTGGTCAACTCACTGATGTGCACATGTGGAATTATGGTCTGTCACCTTGTGAGATCCAGCGCTTCACAAGCGACTTAAATTTCACCCCTGGGAATGTACTTAACTGGAGGTCCCTTGAGTACACAATTGATGGGCATGTGGTTCTCGAAAACAAGCAAACACCTTGCCAAGAATGA